From a single Arachnia propionica genomic region:
- a CDS encoding GatB/YqeY domain-containing protein, whose amino-acid sequence MAATKTRLKAELAKALRAKDEFSKSTIRMMLAAITVEEVAGKVARELSDAEELAVITKERRKRLDSAATYTEAGRPELAEKEYAEADFIAGYLPAPLTDEELDALVEAEVAKVKADGQTPSMKHMGTVVKAVNAAAAGRAQGAEVAARVKAMLLG is encoded by the coding sequence ATGGCCGCGACGAAAACTCGACTCAAGGCTGAGCTGGCGAAAGCTTTGAGAGCAAAAGACGAGTTCAGCAAGTCCACGATCCGCATGATGCTGGCTGCCATCACCGTTGAGGAGGTCGCCGGCAAAGTGGCGCGCGAGTTGAGCGACGCCGAGGAGCTGGCTGTCATCACCAAGGAACGCCGTAAACGTCTCGACTCAGCCGCGACGTATACCGAGGCCGGTCGCCCGGAACTCGCCGAGAAGGAGTACGCCGAGGCCGACTTCATAGCCGGCTACCTGCCAGCCCCGCTGACCGATGAGGAGCTGGATGCCCTTGTCGAGGCAGAGGTTGCGAAAGTGAAAGCCGATGGCCAAACGCCCTCCATGAAGCACATGGGAACCGTCGTGAAGGCCGTGAATGCAGCCGCGGCAGGCCGCGCTCAGGGAGCTGAAGTGGCAGCCCGCGTCAAGGCAATGCTGCTGGGCTGA